Proteins co-encoded in one Paenibacillus antri genomic window:
- a CDS encoding Na+/H+ antiporter subunit E: MAFQIVLNGLLALIWMLLANDMTFVGFVVGYFIGMAFLFGLRRFFKKPFYLRKVWAIVKLLGLFLKELVLSNIAVIGHIVRPRLTVRPGVFAYRTELRSDWEVTLLACLITLTPGTLTLEVSPGQDTLYIHAIDIGDADELKRQIKGSFERAIREVTR; this comes from the coding sequence ATGGCCTTTCAGATCGTATTGAACGGATTGCTCGCGCTCATCTGGATGCTGCTCGCGAACGATATGACGTTCGTCGGTTTCGTCGTCGGGTACTTCATCGGCATGGCGTTTCTTTTCGGCCTCAGGCGATTTTTCAAAAAACCGTTTTACTTGCGTAAAGTGTGGGCGATCGTAAAACTGCTCGGTTTATTCCTGAAGGAATTGGTGTTATCCAATATCGCGGTCATCGGACATATCGTGCGTCCGAGGTTGACCGTTCGGCCCGGCGTGTTCGCGTATCGCACCGAACTCCGATCGGATTGGGAAGTGACGCTTCTCGCCTGCCTCATCACGCTTACGCCGGGAACGCTCACGCTTGAAGTGTCCCCCGGGCAAGACACGCTGTACATTCATGCGATCGACATCGGGGACGCCGATGAATTGAAACGACAAATCAAGGGCTCGTTCGAAAGGGCCATCCGGGAGGTGACGAGATAA
- the pheA gene encoding prephenate dehydratase, translating into MNRTVAVLGPSTYSEEAAAWLLQGTDWRLVPCKTIADVFESTLSGRTAFSVVPVENTFEGSVSLHIDWLVNEADLPIQTEWVYPIHVNLMSLPQFDGEWRRIRKVLSHQVAFAQCRRFLNEHLPEAELEAVGSTAEGARLVGERGDPYTAAIGPATAGARYGLKLLAPAIQDHKNNFTRFVLAGKEPMDPLRPEGRGEQARKTTLLLMPGEDFPGGLHQLLSAFAWRRLNLTKIESRPTKRQLGTYYFYVDVDASMESVLLRGAVEEIRAVGCDVRVMGSYPTYGFPEEKA; encoded by the coding sequence ATGAATCGAACCGTGGCGGTGCTTGGACCAAGCACTTACTCCGAAGAAGCGGCCGCTTGGCTGCTGCAAGGAACGGACTGGCGGCTCGTGCCGTGCAAGACGATCGCAGACGTGTTCGAGTCGACGTTGTCCGGCCGGACGGCGTTCAGCGTCGTACCGGTGGAGAATACGTTCGAAGGCTCCGTGAGCCTGCATATCGACTGGCTCGTGAACGAGGCGGATTTGCCGATCCAAACCGAATGGGTGTATCCTATACATGTCAACCTGATGAGCTTGCCGCAGTTCGACGGCGAGTGGAGGCGCATTCGCAAGGTGCTGTCGCATCAGGTGGCGTTCGCGCAATGCCGGCGATTCTTGAACGAGCATCTGCCGGAGGCGGAGCTCGAGGCGGTCGGTTCGACGGCGGAGGGCGCGAGGCTGGTCGGCGAACGGGGAGACCCGTACACGGCCGCGATCGGTCCGGCGACGGCAGGGGCACGATACGGGTTGAAACTGCTCGCTCCGGCCATCCAGGACCATAAGAACAACTTCACCAGGTTCGTGCTTGCCGGCAAGGAGCCGATGGATCCGCTCCGGCCGGAGGGGCGAGGCGAACAGGCGCGGAAGACGACGCTGCTGCTCATGCCCGGCGAGGATTTCCCCGGCGGCTTGCATCAGCTGTTGTCCGCCTTCGCATGGCGGCGGCTCAACCTGACGAAGATCGAGTCCCGGCCGACGAAGCGGCAGCTCGGTACATACTACTTCTACGTAGACGTGGACGCTTCGATGGAATCGGTGCTCCTTCGGGGCGCCGTCGAAGAAATTCGCGCCGTCGGCTGCGACGTGCGCGTAATGGGGTCTTACCCCACGTACGGATTTCCAGAAGAGAAAGCTTAA
- the thrB gene encoding homoserine kinase, whose product MASGMPGGRERVRAKVPATSANLGPGFDALGIALSLYAWIEMAPADETSIALLGNGTEGLPSDKSNLLYGIAQRVFDEAGVRVPELEIAFAGDIPLARGLGSSAAAIVGALGAANALIGEPLPRDELFRIATEIEGHPDNVGPAIYGGIVTAIWDGERASHIRLDVPAGLATLVAIPTYELLTSKARAALPETYSRADAVFNLSRAALLTAAFATGKLDVVRHAMQDRLHQPYRAPLVPGLSRVLSEASARGALGAALSGAGPTAIAFVDEASANGRKSELETFLREAMSVSGDGRDVELRWLAPSAEGLVVEAASDRLQDALSEGGLAR is encoded by the coding sequence GTGGCTAGCGGCATGCCCGGCGGCCGGGAGCGCGTACGGGCGAAGGTGCCCGCGACGTCGGCCAACCTCGGCCCGGGCTTCGACGCGCTCGGGATCGCGTTATCGTTGTACGCCTGGATCGAGATGGCGCCGGCCGACGAAACGAGCATCGCCTTGCTCGGGAACGGCACGGAAGGGCTGCCGTCGGATAAATCGAATCTCTTGTACGGCATCGCGCAGCGTGTGTTCGACGAAGCCGGCGTCCGCGTGCCGGAACTGGAGATCGCCTTCGCGGGCGACATCCCGTTGGCGCGCGGCCTAGGCAGCAGCGCCGCCGCGATCGTCGGCGCGCTCGGCGCGGCGAACGCGCTGATCGGAGAGCCCTTGCCGCGGGACGAGCTGTTTCGCATCGCAACGGAAATCGAAGGCCATCCGGACAACGTGGGGCCTGCGATTTACGGCGGCATCGTAACGGCGATCTGGGACGGCGAACGCGCCTCCCACATCCGACTCGACGTACCGGCGGGGCTCGCGACGCTCGTCGCGATTCCGACGTACGAACTGCTGACCTCGAAGGCGAGAGCCGCGCTGCCGGAGACGTACAGCCGCGCGGACGCCGTATTCAATTTGTCCCGCGCGGCGCTCTTGACGGCGGCGTTCGCGACGGGAAAGCTCGACGTCGTGCGTCACGCCATGCAAGATCGGCTGCATCAGCCGTACCGGGCGCCGCTCGTGCCGGGTCTCTCCCGCGTGCTGAGCGAGGCGTCCGCGCGCGGCGCCCTCGGGGCCGCGCTCTCCGGCGCGGGACCGACGGCGATCGCCTTCGTGGACGAGGCGTCGGCGAACGGCCGCAAATCGGAGCTGGAGACGTTCCTGCGCGAAGCGATGTCGGTATCCGGCGACGGCCGGGACGTGGAGCTGCGCTGGCTGGCGCCGTCCGCGGAAGGCCTCGTCGTCGAAGCGGCGTCGGACCGGCTGCAGGACGCGCTTTCGGAAGGGGGACTCGCGCGATGA
- a CDS encoding Na(+)/H(+) antiporter subunit C, giving the protein MEFIMSILIGALFSVGTYLILSRSLLRIVLGTAILSHGVHLLLMTMAGLKRGAAPLLGEEAGAYTDPLPQALILTSIVISFGVTAFFFVLAYRAYQELRTDDMELLRGDDDE; this is encoded by the coding sequence ATGGAATTCATCATGTCGATCTTGATCGGCGCATTGTTCAGCGTCGGGACGTATCTGATTCTTAGCCGCAGTCTGCTCCGTATCGTGCTGGGGACGGCGATTCTGAGTCACGGGGTGCATCTGCTGCTGATGACGATGGCGGGTCTGAAGCGGGGCGCCGCGCCTTTGCTCGGAGAAGAGGCGGGCGCTTATACGGATCCGCTTCCGCAGGCGCTCATTCTGACGTCCATCGTCATCAGCTTCGGCGTTACGGCGTTCTTCTTCGTGTTGGCGTACCGCGCCTACCAGGAACTGAGAACGGACGATATGGAACTATTAAGGGGGGATGACGATGAATAA
- the ilvE gene encoding branched-chain-amino-acid transaminase, with protein MAQVIYLNGEYVTKENATVSVYDHGFLYGDGIFEGIRIYDGNIFKCKEHLLRLYDSAKSIMLNIPLSMQEMQDTLIETIRRNELRDGYIRLVVSRGPGDLGLDPRRSPKANVIIIVEKLSIYPEEAYRNGLSTVSVSTRRNVPDALNPKIKSLNYLNNILVKIQANLAGVGEAIMLNSQGYVAEGSADNIFLVKNGVVFTPPAYIGALEGITRAAVMELCAKTGLTLKEEPFTLHDVYVADEVFFTGTAAEIIAVREVDGRVIGEGKAGPITTALLQEFRKIVTVDGVKVFE; from the coding sequence ATGGCACAAGTCATCTATTTGAACGGCGAATACGTAACGAAAGAGAACGCGACGGTTTCGGTGTACGATCACGGTTTCTTGTACGGCGACGGCATTTTCGAAGGGATCCGCATTTACGACGGCAACATCTTCAAGTGCAAGGAACACTTGCTTCGTTTATACGACTCTGCGAAATCGATCATGCTGAATATCCCGCTGTCGATGCAGGAGATGCAGGATACGCTCATCGAGACGATCCGCCGCAACGAGCTGCGCGACGGGTACATCCGTCTCGTCGTCTCCCGCGGGCCGGGCGACCTCGGGCTCGACCCGCGCCGCTCGCCGAAGGCGAACGTTATCATCATCGTCGAGAAGCTCTCGATTTATCCGGAGGAGGCGTACCGCAACGGCCTAAGCACCGTATCGGTGTCGACCCGACGCAACGTGCCGGACGCGCTCAATCCGAAGATCAAGTCGCTCAACTACCTGAATAACATCTTGGTGAAAATTCAAGCGAATCTCGCCGGCGTCGGCGAAGCGATCATGCTCAACTCGCAAGGCTACGTAGCGGAAGGCTCGGCCGATAACATCTTCCTCGTGAAGAACGGCGTCGTGTTCACGCCTCCTGCGTATATCGGCGCGCTCGAGGGCATTACGCGGGCGGCGGTCATGGAGCTGTGCGCGAAGACGGGTCTGACGCTGAAGGAAGAACCGTTCACGCTGCACGACGTGTACGTCGCGGACGAAGTGTTCTTCACGGGTACGGCGGCCGAAATCATCGCGGTGCGCGAGGTCGACGGACGCGTCATCGGCGAAGGGAAAGCCGGTCCGATCACGACGGCGCTGCTGCAGGAGTTCCGCAAGATCGTAACGGTCGACGGCGTGAAAGTATTCGAATAG
- the mnhG gene encoding monovalent cation/H(+) antiporter subunit G codes for MSETAGMIGEWLVAALILLGAVLCAVSSFGLIRMPDVYTRSHAATKSSTLGVMSILLGAFLYFLLMHQVTSAKMLLAIAFLFATAPVAGHMIGRAAYRSGVPLSERSVQDDLAKKLRSENKRTGA; via the coding sequence ATGAGCGAGACGGCGGGGATGATCGGTGAATGGCTCGTCGCGGCATTGATTTTACTAGGCGCGGTTTTGTGCGCCGTCAGTTCGTTCGGACTCATTCGGATGCCTGACGTGTACACGCGCTCGCACGCGGCGACGAAAAGCTCGACGTTGGGCGTCATGAGCATTTTATTGGGAGCCTTTCTATATTTTCTCCTAATGCATCAGGTGACGAGCGCCAAGATGCTGCTCGCGATCGCCTTCCTGTTCGCCACGGCTCCCGTCGCGGGCCATATGATCGGCCGCGCGGCGTACCGATCGGGCGTGCCGTTGTCGGAGCGCTCCGTGCAGGACGACTTGGCGAAGAAGCTTCGTTCGGAAAACAAACGGACGGGAGCGTAA
- a CDS encoding Na(+)/H(+) antiporter subunit F1: protein MLDAALPIALAIISLSVLGAIYRVLRGPSMPDRVIALDMIGIQLLSIVAIVSVMLRSESYSDIILLIGIVAFLGTVAFSKYIERGVAIEYERDGGDDR, encoded by the coding sequence ATGCTGGACGCCGCTTTGCCGATCGCGCTGGCGATCATCTCGCTGTCGGTGCTGGGCGCGATCTATCGCGTGCTTCGAGGCCCGTCGATGCCGGACCGCGTCATCGCCCTCGACATGATCGGCATTCAACTGCTTTCGATCGTGGCGATCGTATCGGTCATGCTCCGGTCGGAGTCGTACTCCGACATTATTTTGCTCATCGGCATCGTAGCGTTTCTCGGTACGGTGGCCTTCTCCAAATATATCGAAAGAGGGGTGGCGATCGAATATGAGCGAGACGGCGGGGATGATCGGTGA
- a CDS encoding Na+/H+ antiporter subunit A: MHLAVAAPFAYAAIVPLLHRSFPRVHTGWFVLPLPVALFAYWLSRFAVVRSGVGEEARLSWIPSLGIDLSFHLDGLSLLFVLLITGIGGLVTLYSIFYLSKTKERIGRFYVYLLLFMGAMLGVVLSDNLIALYAFWELTSLSSFLLIAFWHQRERSRYGALKSMMITVLGGFAMLAGFVLLYIMTGTYSVREMIPQVGALASQPLFFWAMALVLVGAFAKSAQFPFHIWLPDAMEAPTPVSAYLHSATMVKAGLYLVARLTPLFGGTSEWFWLVSAFGLATLFWGSFQAVKQTDLKAILAFSTISQLGLIMCLLGLGSAALAFEGNVSDVYVLAMTAAVFHLVNHATFKGALFMVAGIVDHETGTRDIRKLGGLAAIMPITFTFAVVGAGSMAGLPPFNGFLSKEMFFTGVLNASRMNFFSMEAWGALFPIVAWTASVFTFVYSAVFVFKTFLGKAKPEQLPTKPHEAPLGLLLPPAALVSLVVAFGLFPDIASYYLIEPALASIYPSLLAPGDDFHVHISFWHGWTAELFMTIGVVAVGSLLFWQLRRWLGVYGRLPRQWSLNALYDGALEGLERGSARLTNAYMTGSVRHYLLYIFTFLIAVVGYALYRTGAFGAIDPGYPGYAPICIYEAMLVTATLLATLSVPFARSRMTMIILVGAVGYMVVLFFVLFRAPDLALTQMIIETVSVALFLLCFYHLPKLRKETTSRRFKLTNAVVSVGVGAIVAIAALAASGTNGFESIADYYLEESYHLGGGKNVVNVILVDFRGFDTLLEIMVLGIASLGIYAMIKLRAPRQVDRKGDSSNES, from the coding sequence ATGCATCTGGCCGTGGCGGCGCCTTTCGCCTACGCGGCGATCGTTCCGCTGCTTCATCGGTCGTTCCCGCGCGTACACACCGGGTGGTTCGTTCTACCGTTGCCTGTCGCTCTGTTCGCTTATTGGTTGTCTCGGTTCGCCGTCGTCCGCTCCGGGGTCGGCGAGGAAGCTCGGCTTTCTTGGATTCCGTCGTTAGGGATCGATCTCTCGTTTCATCTGGACGGGCTCAGCCTGCTGTTCGTCCTGCTCATTACGGGCATAGGCGGCTTGGTCACGCTGTATTCGATCTTCTACTTGTCCAAGACGAAGGAGAGAATCGGCCGTTTCTATGTCTATCTGCTGCTGTTCATGGGAGCGATGCTCGGCGTCGTGCTGTCGGACAACCTGATCGCGTTGTATGCGTTTTGGGAGCTGACGAGCCTGTCCTCGTTCTTATTGATCGCGTTCTGGCATCAACGGGAGCGGTCGCGGTACGGCGCGCTCAAGTCGATGATGATTACGGTGCTCGGCGGATTCGCGATGCTTGCGGGATTCGTATTGCTGTACATCATGACAGGTACATACAGCGTTAGGGAGATGATTCCCCAAGTCGGCGCCCTCGCCTCGCAGCCGCTCTTCTTCTGGGCGATGGCGCTCGTGCTGGTCGGCGCGTTCGCGAAGTCTGCGCAATTCCCGTTCCACATCTGGCTGCCGGACGCGATGGAGGCGCCGACGCCGGTCAGCGCGTATTTGCACTCGGCGACGATGGTCAAGGCGGGCCTCTACCTGGTCGCTCGGCTGACGCCCTTGTTCGGCGGTACGTCGGAGTGGTTTTGGCTGGTCTCGGCGTTCGGTCTCGCGACGTTGTTCTGGGGTTCGTTCCAAGCGGTCAAGCAAACCGACCTCAAAGCGATCCTCGCGTTTTCCACGATCAGCCAGCTCGGGTTGATCATGTGCCTGCTCGGACTCGGATCGGCGGCGCTTGCGTTCGAAGGGAACGTTTCGGACGTATACGTGCTCGCGATGACCGCGGCGGTGTTTCACTTGGTGAACCATGCAACGTTCAAGGGCGCGCTCTTCATGGTCGCCGGCATCGTCGATCACGAGACGGGCACCCGGGATATCCGCAAGCTCGGCGGCTTGGCGGCGATCATGCCGATTACGTTCACGTTCGCCGTCGTCGGAGCGGGGTCGATGGCCGGTTTGCCGCCGTTCAACGGCTTCCTCAGTAAGGAGATGTTCTTTACGGGGGTGCTGAACGCTTCCCGGATGAACTTCTTTTCGATGGAAGCGTGGGGCGCCTTGTTTCCGATCGTCGCTTGGACGGCGAGCGTCTTCACGTTCGTCTACAGCGCCGTCTTCGTCTTTAAGACGTTCCTCGGGAAAGCGAAGCCGGAACAGCTGCCGACGAAGCCGCACGAAGCGCCGCTGGGGCTGCTGCTTCCTCCGGCCGCGTTGGTTTCGCTCGTCGTCGCGTTCGGGTTGTTTCCGGACATCGCGAGCTATTACTTGATCGAACCGGCGCTCGCGTCGATCTATCCGTCGCTGCTCGCGCCGGGCGACGACTTCCATGTTCATATTTCCTTCTGGCACGGCTGGACGGCGGAACTGTTCATGACGATCGGCGTCGTCGCCGTCGGCTCGCTGCTGTTCTGGCAATTGCGGCGCTGGCTGGGCGTCTATGGCAGGCTTCCTCGACAATGGTCGCTGAACGCGCTGTACGATGGGGCTCTCGAAGGGCTCGAACGCGGCTCGGCGCGATTGACGAATGCGTATATGACGGGTTCCGTGCGCCATTACCTTCTATATATTTTCACGTTTCTGATCGCTGTCGTCGGATATGCGCTTTACCGCACGGGCGCCTTCGGCGCGATCGACCCGGGCTACCCCGGCTATGCGCCGATCTGCATTTACGAGGCGATGCTCGTGACGGCGACGCTGCTGGCGACGTTGTCCGTCCCGTTCGCCCGCTCTCGGATGACGATGATCATCCTGGTCGGCGCGGTCGGGTATATGGTAGTGCTGTTTTTCGTATTGTTCCGCGCGCCCGATCTCGCCCTCACGCAGATGATCATCGAGACGGTGTCGGTCGCCTTGTTCCTTCTGTGCTTCTACCATCTGCCGAAGCTTCGGAAGGAAACGACCTCGCGCCGTTTCAAGCTGACGAACGCGGTCGTCTCCGTCGGCGTCGGCGCGATCGTCGCGATCGCGGCGTTAGCGGCGAGCGGCACGAACGGGTTCGAGTCGATCGCGGACTATTATCTCGAGGAAAGTTACCATCTGGGCGGCGGGAAGAACGTCGTCAACGTCATCCTCGTCGACTTCCGCGGCTTCGATACGCTTCTGGAAATCATGGTGCTCGGCATCGCCTCGCTCGGCATCTACGCCATGATCAAGCTCCGCGCACCGCGGCAAGTCGATAGGAAGGGGGATTCGTCGAATGAAAGCTAA
- the ruvC gene encoding crossover junction endodeoxyribonuclease RuvC codes for MRIMGIDPGLAIVGFGFVDKNGSKLSPIQYGCITTEADTDQGVRLKQIYESAVQLIEKYKPDAVAIEKLFFNKNVTTALSVGQARGVLILAAVQRGLPIAEYTPLQVKQAVVGYGKAEKRQVQEMVRMFLNLVSIPKPDDVADALAVAICHAHTSTFHDRLNGNGVHKP; via the coding sequence TTGCGTATCATGGGGATCGACCCCGGCCTGGCCATCGTCGGGTTCGGGTTCGTCGATAAGAACGGCAGCAAGCTGTCGCCGATTCAGTACGGGTGCATTACGACCGAGGCGGATACGGATCAAGGAGTTCGATTGAAACAAATCTATGAATCTGCGGTTCAGCTCATAGAGAAGTATAAGCCGGATGCCGTCGCGATCGAGAAGCTGTTTTTCAACAAGAACGTGACGACGGCGCTGTCCGTAGGGCAAGCGCGAGGCGTGCTCATACTGGCGGCCGTGCAGCGGGGGCTGCCGATCGCGGAATATACGCCGCTGCAAGTGAAGCAAGCCGTCGTCGGTTACGGCAAGGCGGAGAAGCGTCAGGTGCAGGAGATGGTGCGCATGTTCCTGAACCTGGTTTCGATTCCGAAGCCGGACGACGTCGCGGACGCGCTCGCGGTGGCCATATGCCACGCGCATACGTCCACATTCCACGATCGATTGAACGGAAACGGAGTCCATAAACCATGA
- a CDS encoding BofC C-terminal domain-containing protein: MKKRLKKRFRVGRRWLALGMLALAAGIAWIYADAGPKLGAPGNGDSLSVFSFREKAPASPSDLEREASVTVRRLYVCGEEDLPLGVLPPERIAELASAHPEWEFGAAKDGAVVFTEHVDDLSEACKRNAYIGVDAAGSLTLYEGPPREAKAVKTFFQLDVEHLESALPSEVVTQLREGIRITDLADYNSVLSTFSDFAIDETEKVMKPEA, translated from the coding sequence ATGAAAAAACGACTCAAAAAACGATTCCGCGTCGGCCGCCGTTGGCTTGCCTTAGGCATGCTCGCGCTGGCCGCGGGAATCGCATGGATATACGCGGACGCCGGTCCGAAGCTGGGGGCGCCGGGGAACGGGGACAGCCTGTCCGTCTTCTCGTTCCGCGAGAAGGCGCCGGCTTCGCCGAGCGATCTCGAGCGCGAAGCGTCGGTGACGGTGCGGCGGCTGTACGTGTGCGGCGAGGAGGACCTGCCGCTCGGCGTCCTGCCGCCGGAGCGGATCGCCGAGCTGGCGTCGGCGCACCCGGAGTGGGAATTCGGCGCCGCGAAGGACGGAGCCGTCGTCTTCACCGAGCATGTGGACGATCTGTCCGAGGCGTGCAAGCGGAACGCCTACATCGGGGTCGACGCGGCGGGCAGCTTGACGCTGTACGAAGGTCCGCCGCGCGAGGCGAAGGCGGTGAAGACCTTTTTCCAACTGGATGTCGAACATCTCGAAAGCGCGCTGCCGAGCGAGGTCGTCACGCAGCTGCGCGAAGGGATCCGCATTACGGATCTCGCGGATTATAACAGCGTCTTGTCGACGTTCAGCGACTTCGCGATCGACGAGACGGAGAAGGTCATGAAGCCGGAAGCGTAA
- a CDS encoding Na+/H+ antiporter subunit D has translation MNNAVVLPLLIPLLAGVVLVFFSNVRAQRTISALAALLNVAACAYLVQQVRTDGIQTLYMGGWLPPFGIVFVADMLGALLALTSAVVMGACLFYAFRTIGEGRERHHFYALAQFLTVGVIGSFLTGDIFNLFVCFEVMLISSYALIVLGGEKRQLRESIKYILINIVSSILFVASMAYLYAALGTLNMAQLAVRVAETGQGGGLNVVAALLLVVFSLKAGLFLFFWLPGSYGAPPSVVAAMFGGLLTKVGVYAIVRTFTLIFAYDPGFTQPLIEWMSIGAMTLGALGAVAYRDVPRILIYNIVVAVGLIGFGLSAATEAALDGVVFYLLHDMVAKALVFLLGGWLMTLAGTDRSGRMGGLIEKAPALGWMFFATGMAIAGVPPLSGFVGKLLIVQGGLEGGRYIGVAVALATSLLVLLSLTRLFMSAFWGEPKSGEPASVVPSGLLAPCASLLAIVALLGVGAEWVNAYVSLAGEVLARPELYIEAVLKE, from the coding sequence ATGAATAACGCGGTCGTCCTGCCGCTGCTCATTCCGCTGCTCGCCGGCGTCGTTCTCGTTTTCTTCTCGAACGTTCGAGCTCAGCGCACGATCAGCGCCCTCGCCGCGCTTCTGAACGTGGCGGCGTGCGCTTATCTCGTACAGCAGGTGCGAACGGACGGGATCCAGACGCTGTATATGGGGGGATGGCTCCCGCCGTTCGGCATCGTCTTCGTGGCCGACATGCTGGGGGCGCTTCTTGCGTTAACGTCGGCCGTCGTCATGGGAGCTTGCTTGTTCTACGCGTTCCGAACGATCGGGGAGGGACGCGAGAGGCATCATTTCTATGCGTTAGCCCAGTTTCTGACCGTAGGCGTGATCGGGTCGTTCTTGACGGGCGATATTTTCAACCTATTCGTCTGCTTCGAAGTGATGCTCATTTCTTCGTACGCGCTTATCGTGCTCGGCGGGGAGAAGCGGCAGCTTCGGGAGTCCATCAAATACATCTTGATCAACATCGTCTCTTCCATCCTGTTCGTCGCATCGATGGCGTACTTGTACGCGGCTCTCGGCACGCTGAACATGGCGCAGCTCGCGGTTCGCGTCGCCGAAACCGGACAGGGGGGAGGGCTGAACGTAGTGGCCGCTTTGCTGCTCGTCGTCTTTTCGCTCAAAGCGGGCTTGTTCCTATTTTTCTGGCTCCCGGGATCCTACGGGGCCCCGCCTTCGGTCGTCGCCGCCATGTTCGGCGGATTGCTCACGAAGGTCGGCGTCTACGCGATCGTTCGGACGTTCACGTTGATCTTCGCGTATGACCCGGGGTTCACGCAGCCGCTCATCGAATGGATGAGCATCGGAGCGATGACGCTCGGGGCGCTTGGCGCGGTCGCCTATCGGGACGTGCCGAGAATTCTTATATACAACATCGTCGTCGCGGTCGGATTGATCGGCTTCGGCTTGTCGGCGGCGACGGAAGCGGCGCTCGACGGGGTCGTCTTCTATTTGCTCCACGACATGGTCGCCAAGGCGCTCGTCTTCTTGCTTGGGGGTTGGCTCATGACGCTCGCGGGTACCGATAGGTCGGGGCGGATGGGGGGACTGATCGAAAAGGCGCCGGCGCTCGGATGGATGTTCTTCGCGACGGGCATGGCGATCGCCGGCGTGCCCCCGCTCAGCGGGTTCGTCGGAAAGCTCCTCATCGTGCAAGGCGGATTGGAAGGCGGGCGCTACATCGGCGTCGCGGTCGCCCTCGCTACAAGCCTGCTCGTATTGTTGTCCCTGACGAGGCTGTTCATGTCGGCGTTCTGGGGCGAGCCGAAGTCCGGCGAGCCCGCATCCGTCGTTCCGTCGGGACTGCTCGCGCCTTGCGCCTCGCTGCTCGCGATCGTTGCGTTGCTCGGCGTCGGCGCGGAATGGGTCAATGCGTACGTTTCGCTTGCGGGCGAAGTGTTGGCGAGGCCGGAGTTGTATATCGAAGCCGTGTTAAAGGAGTAG
- the ruvA gene encoding Holliday junction branch migration protein RuvA — protein sequence MIDFLRGKPVVVDTDFVVLDVHDVGYRVFCPNPYAFAGKAEQTVTLFIHHHVREDAVQLFGFATREEQALFRKLLDVTGIGPRVAVGVLSGGAPERIVAAIQSDDLTFLTRLPGIGKKTAQRIVLDLKDKLDGIGIPVALGAGAAALSGAEAAASTAAGSAGLSVAWREAKDALMALGYTDAETERAWRDVKGKAGEGDGADKLIKLALQSLYQA from the coding sequence ATGATCGATTTTTTACGGGGCAAGCCCGTCGTCGTCGATACCGATTTCGTCGTGCTCGACGTGCACGACGTCGGGTATCGCGTCTTTTGTCCGAACCCGTACGCGTTCGCCGGCAAGGCGGAGCAGACGGTTACGTTGTTCATCCATCATCACGTTCGCGAGGACGCGGTGCAGCTGTTCGGCTTCGCCACGCGCGAGGAGCAGGCGTTATTCCGCAAGCTCCTCGACGTGACGGGCATCGGCCCGCGCGTCGCGGTCGGCGTCTTGTCGGGCGGGGCGCCCGAGCGGATCGTCGCCGCCATTCAGAGCGACGATCTGACGTTCCTGACGCGGCTGCCGGGCATCGGCAAGAAGACGGCGCAGCGCATCGTGCTCGATTTGAAGGATAAGCTGGACGGCATCGGCATCCCCGTCGCGCTCGGCGCGGGCGCCGCGGCTCTCTCGGGCGCGGAGGCGGCCGCTTCGACCGCCGCCGGATCCGCCGGCCTGTCCGTCGCTTGGCGGGAGGCGAAGGACGCGCTCATGGCGCTCGGCTATACGGACGCGGAGACGGAACGCGCGTGGCGCGACGTGAAAGGGAAGGCCGGCGAAGGCGACGGCGCGGACAAGCTGATCAAGCTTGCGCTGCAGTCGCTCTATCAGGCGTAA
- a CDS encoding Na(+)/H(+) antiporter subunit B, which yields MKANDVILRTVAKLVVFIILAFAAHLFFAGHNDPGGGFIGGLVTASALVLLALAFDLKTVRKVVPVDFRIVTAIGLLVAVLTGVGSFAFDQPFLSHTFAYKELPFLGKKELATAVLFDLGVYLAVVGVTMTIILSIGEDR from the coding sequence ATGAAAGCTAACGATGTCATCCTGAGGACGGTGGCCAAGCTGGTCGTCTTCATCATATTGGCCTTCGCGGCGCATCTGTTTTTCGCCGGACACAACGATCCGGGCGGAGGCTTCATCGGAGGCCTCGTGACCGCGTCCGCGCTCGTGCTGCTCGCGCTCGCGTTCGATTTGAAGACGGTACGCAAGGTCGTACCCGTCGACTTCCGCATCGTGACGGCGATCGGCTTGCTCGTCGCCGTACTGACCGGCGTCGGCTCGTTCGCGTTCGATCAACCGTTCCTTAGCCACACGTTCGCGTATAAAGAGCTGCCCTTCTTGGGGAAGAAGGAGCTCGCCACCGCCGTGCTGTTCGATCTCGGCGTCTACCTGGCCGTCGTCGGCGTGACGATGACGATCATTCTGTCGATCGGGGAGGACCGCTAA